Proteins from a single region of Hydra vulgaris chromosome 12, alternate assembly HydraT2T_AEP:
- the LOC136087794 gene encoding sepiapterin reductase-like, producing MSESKVSGNEPNEKKPTDVKIMDRRGSINSSNTIGDGISKPSFNWSQLRKKSFSKIRLIKGKFLVIVTGAGHGLGRSIAGLAFQDQGIFAQAFSGSKVIMVDKDMDALNETSGKKMRQFLKHRKIDVVLECIDLMNLTDTKNFLNDLVAKNDQDYEHIVFVNNTSTLGNISQTLMENENLEELEDYWRLNITSRIYLTTQICKLFPFSKKTVVHTARTESTTASEYMGLSNIATSAFDMFGQTFAKENPTIRVLYFTPNLLDTKRCRKIVEECPNKDLCESIQQSIDQGTLETPLDAAKKMSRILEEYEFTQGEVLRINLKNNNIEIKNNNIENDS from the coding sequence ATGTCTGAAAGTAAAGTTTCTGGAAACGAACCGAATGAAAAAAAACCTACAGACGTGAAGATAATGGATCGACGAGGTTCAATAAACTCATCAAATACGATTGGTGACGGTATATCAAAACCATCATTCAACTGGAGtcagttaagaaaaaaatctttttcgaAAATTCGTTTAATTAAAGGtaaatttttagtaatagtTACGGGAGCTGGGCACGGGTTAGGAAGATCTATTGCTGGATTAGCATTTCAAGACCAAGGAATATTTGCACAAGCATTCTCAGGATCTAAAGTTATTATGGTTGACAAAGATATGGACGCACTAAATGAAACTTCAGGGAAAAAGATGAGGCAGTTTTTAAAGCACAGAAAAATAGATGTCGTGTTAGAATGTATTGATTTGATGAACTTAACGGacacaaaaaactttttgaacgATTTGGTAGCCAAAAACGATCAAGACTATGAACATatagtttttgtaaacaatacCTCGACTCTAGGAAATATATCCCAAACATTAATGGAAAATGAAAACCTTGAAGAGTTAGAAGATTATTGGCGCCTAAACATTACTTCACGCATATACCTTACCACTCAAATTTGCAAACTGTTTCCTTTTTCAAAGAAAACCGTTGTTCATACAGCTCGGACGGAAAGTACAACAGCATCCGAATACATGGGATTGTCAAACATTGCTACTAGTGCGTTCGATATGTTTGGACAGACCTTTGCAAAAGAAAATCCAACAATCCGCGTTCTCTATTTCACACCAAATCTTCTTGATACAAAAAGATGCAGAAAAATTGTTGAGGAATGCCCAAACAAAGATTTATGTGAGTCAATTCAACAATCTATAGACCAGGGTACGCTAGAAACACCTTTAGATGCtgcaaaaaaaatgtcacgAATTTTGGAAGAGTATGAGTTTACGCAGGGAGAAGTTTTAAGAATcaacttgaaaaataataatatcgagataaaaaacaacaacattgaGAATGATAGCTAA